A part of Geothrix oryzae genomic DNA contains:
- a CDS encoding 3-hydroxyacyl-CoA dehydrogenase family protein codes for MDIQHIGIVGCGLMGSGIAQCAAEAGYQVWVKEADEALLAKGLARIQGAWERAAVKGKLTGDQKAELGRHLNGTTTFAALAGCDLVVEAVPERMDLKLQTFAELDRVLGPGALLCTNTSSLSVAQISPALSPHRLARLAGLHFFNPVPVMPLVEVVRTLATDEDTLAALRAFVAKLGKTAVLAPDAPGFVVNRLLVPYLLDAMRCAEQKLATVEDIDTGMKLGCGHPMGPLHLSDFIGLDTMQSVAEVLFEAFGEPRFKAPSVLRQLVAAGRLGRKSGSGFYRWEGEKRQEALPL; via the coding sequence ATGGACATCCAGCACATCGGCATCGTCGGCTGCGGGCTCATGGGCTCGGGCATCGCGCAGTGCGCCGCGGAGGCCGGCTACCAGGTCTGGGTGAAGGAAGCCGACGAAGCCCTCCTCGCCAAAGGGCTGGCACGCATCCAGGGCGCCTGGGAGCGCGCCGCGGTGAAGGGCAAGCTCACCGGGGATCAGAAGGCGGAGCTGGGCCGCCACCTGAACGGCACGACCACCTTCGCCGCCCTGGCCGGCTGCGACCTCGTGGTGGAGGCCGTGCCGGAGCGCATGGATCTGAAACTCCAGACCTTCGCGGAGCTGGACCGCGTGCTGGGCCCGGGCGCCCTGCTCTGCACCAACACCTCCAGCCTCTCCGTGGCCCAGATCAGCCCGGCCCTCTCCCCGCACCGGCTGGCCCGGCTGGCGGGCCTCCATTTCTTCAACCCCGTGCCCGTCATGCCCCTGGTGGAAGTCGTCCGCACCCTGGCCACGGACGAGGACACCCTGGCCGCCCTGCGCGCCTTCGTCGCCAAGCTCGGCAAGACCGCCGTCCTGGCGCCGGACGCCCCGGGTTTCGTGGTGAACCGCCTGCTGGTGCCCTACCTGCTCGACGCCATGCGCTGCGCCGAGCAGAAGCTGGCCACGGTGGAGGACATCGACACGGGCATGAAGCTGGGTTGCGGCCACCCCATGGGCCCGCTGCACCTGAGCGACTTCATCGGCCTCGACACCATGCAGAGCGTGGCCGAGGTGCTCTTCGAGGCCTTCGGGGAGCCGCGCTTCAAGGCCCCCTCGGTGCTGCGCCAGCTCGTCGCCGCCGGGCGCCTGGGCCGGAAGTCCGGCTCCGGCTTCTACCGCTGGGAGGGCGAGAAGCGGCAGGAAGCGCTGCCCCTGTAA
- a CDS encoding DinB family protein, producing the protein MIGLLKDLLGHQAWADAMFFHAWGKSQVREDSELRTRVGHLVDVQEAFLKVLKGEVVSMEEHPLPAFGDLQLRCRTNHEVFRALGRSLDDASLARIVRVPWFPDPPCLVSVTDALVQVCLHTQHHRGQNMTCLKALGAAPKNVDYIIWLWKQKPEARWDS; encoded by the coding sequence ATGATCGGCCTGCTGAAGGATCTGCTCGGCCACCAGGCCTGGGCGGACGCGATGTTCTTCCATGCCTGGGGCAAGTCGCAGGTTCGCGAGGATTCCGAGCTGCGCACCCGGGTGGGGCACCTGGTGGATGTGCAGGAGGCCTTCCTGAAGGTCCTCAAGGGGGAGGTCGTGTCCATGGAGGAGCACCCCCTGCCTGCTTTCGGGGATCTGCAGCTCCGCTGCCGGACCAACCATGAGGTCTTCCGGGCGCTGGGCCGCAGCCTTGACGACGCCTCGCTTGCCCGCATCGTCCGGGTGCCCTGGTTCCCGGATCCGCCCTGCCTGGTGTCCGTGACGGATGCGCTGGTCCAGGTCTGCCTGCACACCCAGCACCACCGCGGGCAGAACATGACCTGCCTCAAGGCCCTGGGGGCGGCGCCGAAGAATGTGGACTACATCATCTGGCTGTGGAAGCAGAAGCCCGAGGCGCGCTGGGATTCCTGA
- a CDS encoding nucleoside deaminase encodes MARTDSGDAMETGADARFMRRAIELSRIHMEEGAGGPFGAVIVKDGAIVGEGWNRVTSSHDPTAHAEVVAIRAACARLGTFELRGCAIYTSCEPCPMCLGAIYWARLDRLWYANGRADAAAIQFDDAWLYREVALPLGERSLPADQLLRDEALEVFWAWDRKTDKVRY; translated from the coding sequence ATGGCGCGGACCGATTCGGGGGACGCCATGGAGACGGGGGCCGATGCCAGGTTCATGCGGCGGGCCATCGAGCTTTCCCGCATCCACATGGAAGAGGGGGCGGGCGGCCCCTTCGGCGCGGTCATCGTGAAGGACGGCGCCATCGTGGGCGAGGGCTGGAACCGCGTGACCTCCAGCCACGACCCCACGGCCCATGCGGAGGTGGTGGCCATCCGCGCGGCCTGCGCGCGGCTCGGAACCTTCGAGCTGCGGGGCTGCGCGATCTACACCAGCTGCGAGCCCTGTCCCATGTGCCTGGGCGCCATCTACTGGGCGCGGCTGGATCGCCTCTGGTATGCCAACGGCCGTGCGGACGCCGCGGCGATCCAGTTCGACGACGCGTGGCTCTACCGCGAAGTGGCGCTGCCTCTCGGGGAACGGAGCCTGCCTGCGGACCAGCTACTGCGCGACGAGGCCCTCGAGGTCTTCTGGGCCTGGGACCGGAAGACCGACAAGGTCCGCTATTAA
- the speA gene encoding biosynthetic arginine decarboxylase: protein MKHWTVQDAVTLYGVKEWGSGYFGVNAKGHLEITPTKDESLSCDVYEIVQHLKKKGIRTPVNLRFPQVLAHRVVEVNEAFRHAIIEFGYEGGYQGVYPVKTNQTKEVVEEIIRAGNKYHYGLEAGSKPELMIALSLDLHPEALVLCNGYKDESFIRMALLARKAGRKVVITVEKMTELPLILKVAKELKVEPLIGLRAKLNAQGSGKWETSAGDHAKFGLTTREILDAIEVLEKRDLLDSIIELHFHIGSQITDIRKIKSAMKEATRIYAKLRKMGVPIRYLNVGGGLGVDYDGSKTTFSSSMNYTIAEYAADVVYTTKDICTQEQVPMPDLLSESGRAIVAYHEVVVVDIIGLIDTTHTKYSVTLTGNEPQILKELAYTRDNISVKNFAEMYHDAITQKDELLTLFNLGYLGLEDRSKGETLFWEVCRKLSRILSSKSLKYVPEEFQDLNKSLADKLIANFSIFQSMPDHWAIEQLFPVMPIHRLKEKPALSATLCDITCDSDGKMEKFIDLKDVRDEIPFHEPRGGEAYYVAFFLTGAYQDILGMRHNLFGAPNEAHIVVHEDDTFKIQHIVKGDTVDHVLRSVHYDPDVLIQGPQTKRKASAKNDAAEALRALLTEERKLHTYLEI from the coding sequence CTACGAGATCGTCCAGCATCTGAAGAAGAAGGGCATCCGCACTCCTGTGAACCTGCGCTTCCCGCAGGTGCTGGCCCACCGCGTCGTCGAGGTCAACGAGGCCTTCCGCCACGCCATCATCGAGTTCGGCTACGAAGGCGGCTACCAGGGCGTCTATCCCGTGAAGACCAACCAGACCAAGGAAGTGGTCGAGGAGATCATCCGGGCCGGGAACAAGTACCACTACGGGTTGGAAGCCGGTTCCAAGCCCGAGCTCATGATCGCCCTCAGCCTGGACCTGCACCCCGAGGCCCTGGTCCTCTGCAACGGGTACAAGGATGAATCCTTCATCCGCATGGCCCTGCTGGCCCGCAAGGCCGGCCGCAAGGTGGTCATCACCGTCGAGAAGATGACGGAGCTGCCGCTGATCCTGAAGGTGGCCAAGGAGCTGAAAGTGGAGCCCCTCATCGGGCTGCGCGCCAAGCTCAACGCCCAGGGGTCGGGCAAGTGGGAGACCAGCGCCGGCGACCACGCCAAGTTCGGCCTCACCACCCGCGAGATCCTCGACGCCATCGAAGTCCTGGAGAAGCGCGACCTGCTCGACAGCATCATCGAGCTGCACTTCCACATCGGCAGCCAGATCACGGACATCCGCAAGATCAAGTCGGCCATGAAGGAAGCCACCCGCATCTACGCCAAGCTCCGCAAGATGGGCGTGCCCATCCGCTACCTCAATGTGGGCGGCGGCCTGGGCGTGGACTATGACGGCAGCAAGACCACCTTCAGCAGCTCCATGAACTACACCATCGCCGAGTACGCGGCCGATGTGGTCTACACCACCAAGGACATCTGCACCCAGGAGCAGGTGCCCATGCCGGACCTGCTCAGCGAATCGGGCCGCGCCATCGTGGCCTATCACGAGGTGGTGGTGGTGGACATCATCGGCCTCATCGACACCACGCACACCAAGTACTCGGTGACCCTCACCGGGAACGAGCCGCAGATCCTCAAGGAGCTGGCCTACACTCGGGACAACATCTCCGTGAAGAACTTCGCCGAGATGTACCACGACGCCATCACCCAGAAGGACGAGCTGCTCACGCTCTTCAACCTGGGCTATCTGGGCCTCGAGGATCGCAGCAAGGGCGAGACCCTGTTCTGGGAGGTCTGCCGGAAGCTCTCCCGCATCCTCAGCAGCAAGAGCCTGAAGTATGTGCCCGAGGAATTCCAGGACCTCAACAAGAGCCTGGCGGACAAGCTCATCGCCAACTTCAGCATCTTCCAGTCCATGCCCGACCACTGGGCCATCGAGCAGCTCTTCCCCGTCATGCCCATCCACCGGCTGAAGGAGAAGCCCGCCCTGTCGGCCACCCTGTGCGACATCACCTGCGACAGCGACGGGAAGATGGAGAAGTTCATCGATCTGAAGGATGTCCGGGACGAGATCCCGTTCCATGAACCCCGGGGCGGCGAGGCCTACTATGTGGCCTTCTTCCTCACGGGCGCCTACCAGGACATCCTGGGCATGCGGCACAACCTCTTCGGCGCGCCCAACGAGGCCCACATCGTGGTCCACGAGGACGACACCTTCAAGATCCAGCACATCGTGAAGGGCGACACCGTCGATCATGTGCTGCGCAGCGTCCACTACGACCCCGATGTGCTCATCCAGGGGCCCCAGACCAAGCGCAAGGCCAGCGCCAAGAACGATGCCGCCGAGGCCCTCCGCGCCCTGCTGACGGAAGAGCGGAAGCTCCACACCTACCTGGAAATTTGA
- a CDS encoding LytR/AlgR family response regulator transcription factor, translating to MIRIVVIEDEPLAREHLVELLSELPGVAVVASVENGRLGLAGIAEHQPDAVFLDIEMPGIKGTELMHMLPDPRPSLVFVTAYPQHAIEAFAGGAVHYLLKPISRVGVAQALSRIRPKDEPLQKEWLRLPVRKKGATRLLRPEEVEALVADLGDCMAWTPEGRLPVDGTLAHWEERLADRGFMRVHRNALVRLDAVLEMTTEDELVLATGRLVISRRRMDEVRRTLGL from the coding sequence ATGATCCGGATCGTGGTCATCGAAGACGAACCCCTGGCGCGCGAGCATCTGGTGGAGCTCCTTTCGGAGCTGCCGGGCGTGGCCGTAGTGGCTTCGGTGGAGAACGGCCGTCTCGGGCTCGCAGGCATTGCGGAGCACCAGCCGGATGCGGTGTTCCTCGACATCGAGATGCCGGGCATCAAGGGCACGGAGCTGATGCACATGCTGCCCGACCCGAGACCCTCGCTGGTCTTCGTGACCGCCTATCCCCAGCACGCCATCGAAGCCTTTGCCGGCGGGGCGGTGCACTACCTGCTGAAGCCCATCTCGCGGGTGGGGGTGGCCCAGGCGCTGTCCCGCATCCGTCCGAAGGACGAGCCCCTCCAAAAGGAATGGTTGCGCCTCCCCGTGCGAAAGAAGGGGGCCACGCGCCTGCTGCGGCCCGAGGAGGTGGAGGCGCTGGTGGCAGACCTTGGGGACTGCATGGCCTGGACCCCGGAAGGCCGACTGCCTGTGGATGGCACCCTGGCCCACTGGGAGGAACGACTCGCCGATCGTGGCTTCATGCGGGTCCACCGCAATGCCCTGGTGCGCCTGGACGCAGTCCTCGAAATGACCACGGAGGACGAACTGGTGCTGGCCACAGGGCGTCTGGTCATCAGCCGCCGCCGCATGGACGAGGTCCGGCGGACTCTGGGGCTCTAG